A stretch of DNA from Gaiellales bacterium:
CACGGCAAGTACGGCGGCGAGTGGAAGGAGGGCGCCGAGACGCTCGTCACCCTGTCCCAGCTCGCGCAGATCGAGAACATGGCGCTGACCGCGGTGCGCGACGCTGCCGAGGACGGCAGCCTGCTCGGCGCGCCGAAGATGGTCGACGCGATCGGCTGCTGGGCGACCTGGAACCGCGGCGAGTGCCGGGCGTGGGTCGGCCGGGTGATCGGCGACGACGAGGGGCTGGTCGCGTTCCTGCAGCCGTTCATGCGGTCGGCCGGCCAGCCGAGCGCGAGCGCACGCGGGCCGCGGGTGGAGAACCGGCTGGATCACCGGCGGCTGCGGCCGTTCCTGGAGCCGGGCGGGATCGTCGAGCGGGTGCGCGACCTGGCGGAGCGGCCGGAGCGAAGCGAGCAGGAGCGGCAGCTGATGCGGCGCTTCGTGCTGGATCACGAGCTGCTGCAGCAGGCCACGAGTGCCGAGTACGCCGAGGGCGAGCAGAGCACGCAGAGCGACAGCTACGCCGCGTAGGCGCTGCCCTCAGGCAGCCCCTGGTTCCCGAGGCCTCTCCCCTACACTCTCCTCCCGATGCGCGTGCTCGTGCTCGACCACACCTACCCGCTCGACGACGTCCGCGCCGTCCTGCCGGACGCCGAGTTCGCGACGGTGGCCGATGGCGGTCCCGGCGTCGCCGGTCTGCTCGTCTCGCCGGACGCCCCGGTTGGCGCCGGGGACATCGCCCGCATGCCCGACCTGCGGGTGATCGCCACGGCCAGCACCGGCACCGACCACATCGACCTCGACGCCGCGGCGGAGCGAGGCATTGCCGTCCACCACGTCGCCGGCTACTGCACCGAGGAGGTCGCCGACCACGCGCTGGCCCTGCTCGTGGCCGGCCGGCGCGGGCTGATCCAGCAGGATCGCTCGGTGCAGGCGGGTGAGTGGGACTACCTGGCCGCCGGGATGCCGCACCGGCTCGCGGGCACGCTGGTCGCGGTGATCGGCTGGGGGCGCATCGGCCGGCGCTTCGGCGAGAAGGCCGCGGCGCTCGAGATGCACGTGCGCTGGTGGGATCCGCTGGTCGAGGGCGGCGAGCCGGATCTCGAGGACCTGCTGCGCTGGGCCGACGCGATCTCGCTGCACGCGCCGCTCACGCCCCAGACCGAGGGGATGATCGACGCGCGGCGCCTCGACATGATGCGGCCCGGGACGATCCTCATCAACACGGCGCGGGGCGCGCTGGTCGACCGGCAGGCGCTGCTCGAGGCCGGCCACGTCCGAGCGATGTTCGACAACGTCTGGGAGCGCCCGCCGGCCGGCGACCTGGTCGGGATTCACCATCTGGTGATCACGCCGTACGTCGCGTGGCTCTCCCCTGAGACCGAACTTCTGCCCTACACGCTCGCGGCCCGCGCGGCCGCCGAGGCACTCGGCTTGTCAGGCGCGGTATCCTGACAGCACGCGGTGGCCGTAGCTCAGCTGGTGGTAGCCCCTGGTTGTGGTCCAGGAGGACGTGGGTTCGAGTCCCA
This window harbors:
- a CDS encoding NAD(P)-dependent oxidoreductase — translated: MRVLVLDHTYPLDDVRAVLPDAEFATVADGGPGVAGLLVSPDAPVGAGDIARMPDLRVIATASTGTDHIDLDAAAERGIAVHHVAGYCTEEVADHALALLVAGRRGLIQQDRSVQAGEWDYLAAGMPHRLAGTLVAVIGWGRIGRRFGEKAAALEMHVRWWDPLVEGGEPDLEDLLRWADAISLHAPLTPQTEGMIDARRLDMMRPGTILINTARGALVDRQALLEAGHVRAMFDNVWERPPAGDLVGIHHLVITPYVAWLSPETELLPYTLAARAAAEALGLSGAVS